A stretch of Candidatus Hydrogenedentota bacterium DNA encodes these proteins:
- a CDS encoding exo-alpha-sialidase, whose protein sequence is SEGHVGGDGKTRILVSADGETWRSATLLEEAGIDLRDPKLCVTPDGRLMCVMGGSVYRGKDFLGRQPRVSFSADGLDWSAPERILEEGDWLWRVTWHKNRAYGITYKLFEKNQPERILELMTSEDGIRFERIAFLNVPDKPNETTLRFLDDDRMVALVRREGGDTAGWIGVSAPPYTQWDWKQTAYRLGGPNFIQTPDGRFWAGTRYYGKETGMVLCRMTLDGLEPALLLPSGGDCSYPGMVWHDGLLWMSYYASHEGKSAIYLAKMRLP, encoded by the coding sequence TCCGAAGGGCACGTCGGCGGCGATGGCAAGACGCGCATACTCGTCTCGGCAGACGGTGAGACCTGGCGGAGCGCCACGCTGCTCGAAGAAGCCGGCATCGACCTGCGCGACCCGAAACTCTGCGTCACGCCCGACGGGCGCCTCATGTGTGTGATGGGCGGGTCGGTCTATCGCGGCAAGGACTTCTTGGGCCGTCAGCCGCGCGTTTCCTTTTCGGCGGACGGCCTTGACTGGAGCGCGCCCGAGCGCATCCTGGAAGAAGGCGATTGGCTCTGGCGCGTAACCTGGCACAAGAACCGCGCGTACGGTATCACCTACAAGCTCTTCGAGAAGAACCAGCCGGAACGCATCCTCGAACTGATGACCAGCGAGGATGGCATCCGTTTTGAGCGCATCGCGTTCCTGAATGTGCCGGACAAGCCGAACGAGACGACACTCCGGTTTCTTGACGATGACCGGATGGTTGCGCTGGTCCGCCGCGAAGGTGGCGACACCGCCGGCTGGATTGGCGTGAGCGCGCCGCCGTATACACAATGGGACTGGAAACAGACGGCGTACCGGCTTGGGGGCCCGAACTTTATCCAGACGCCGGACGGCCGTTTCTGGGCGGGCACGCGCTACTACGGCAAGGAAACGGGCATGGTGCTGTGCCGAATGACGCTCGACGGGCTCGAACCGGCGCTGCTCCTGCCGAGCGGCGGCGATTGCAGCTATCCCGGCATGGTGTGGCACGACGGCCTGCTCTGGATGAGCTATTACGCTTCACACGAGGGCAAGTCGGCGATATACTTGGCGAAGATGCGCCTGCCATAG